TCtgttgcaaccaattaccttcagaagttacataattagttaaataaagctcacctgtgtgcaatctaagtgtcacatgatctgtcatgTGATCTCAGTATAgctacacctgttctgaaaggccccagagtctgtagCACCCCCAAGCAAGTGGCACccccaagcaagcggcaccatgaagaccaaggaggtctccaaacaggtcagggacaaagttgtggagaagtacagatcagggttgggttataaaacaaATGATCAGAAACTTTGTAattgcaaaaggtggctctacaaagtattgactttgggggggtgaatagttatgcacacttgagttttctgttttttattcttatttcttgtttgtttcacaataaaatgtgttgtgcataagaacagcccttagccgtggtatattggccatataccacacccatttgtgccttattgcttaaatacacTAGTGACTTATAAAACCCTTTTATCTGTAATCCATGGATAATATATGCAGGAGATGTATTGTAACGTGTTTGGAATATCTTCTTAGGGATCAAAGCGCATTTTACGGTCCAATGAAATCCTGTTGTCATCGCCTGGACTTACCGAGACCGATCTTCAGCTAACGTTCTCCTTGCAAGTGAGTTACCGTGGTGTGTTTGCACAGACAGTTATGTGTATGCAAATGAATTGTGGATGAGAGTCAgagacttttttttttaaatgtcccaGAGATTCTATTTTCAGTGCATGATTTAAGTGCATGTCTGATTCTGTCAACCTCGCCATCTCTCATCTTTACTTCCTCCAGTATCCACATTTTCTGAAGCGAGATGCCAACAGACTGCAGATCATGctgcagaggaggaagaggtacaAGAACCGCACCATTCTGGGCTATAAGACCCTGGCACTGGGCCTTATCAACATGGCAGAGGTAAGAGGGCAACACCTCACCCCAGCCGTTATCTGCCATAACTACGATCATTCAGGCTTTTGTTTGTACAACACGCCATCAATTGTCCCCCccaaatctctctttctctccctgaccCCTTTCCTCCCCAGGTGATGCAGCACCCCAGTGAGGGGGCCCGTGTGTTGGGTCTCCACACCACAGTGAAGGACACGGCTGTGCCTGTGGCCGAGATGAGGGTCTACTCGCTCTCCAGCCAGCCCATCGACCACGAGATGTCCAAGGCCAAGATGTCTGGTAAGGGAGACACAGAGTGAAAGACAAAGGGGACAGGCTCGAGGGCGATAAGGCCATGAACAAGGAATCAGaatgtaaaatgtttttttttttttttaagttatttttattattattttttaaatttatattCTGCAATTTGCTTAATGGAGTTGTCTAAGTATCCAGAATGTCAGTGTATTGAACAGTTCAATGTGTACGTGCCACACCATGGTCAGTAAATTCAATCATCCATGTTCGTCTTTCGAGAGAGTCAGCCGCTGCCTTGTCCATATGACACAAGGTTTAAATAGTTTTCACATCATACTGGACCCCCacacccatacataacacatctCTTATCTGGCTCCCTGTAACTGCCAGACCGCTCCCCTGACATTGACAACTACTCGGAGGAAGACGAGGAGAGCTATTCATCAGAGCAGGATGGGAGTGATGACCCTGCTCACAGCCAGGTAGGGGGCGATATCACACTGCTTCAATACAAGTATTTAAGCCGGCGTACAGCAGAGTGGATGGAGGGTTTGTCCGGTTTGAGCACGAAGTTGACCCTccctcttttttttttctccagtatCTGTTTGACGAAGAGGATGACATGAGGAAGAAGAAGCACAGACACAAACTCACCTCTACAGCCTCCATCACCAGAGCTCATGTAAGCATCCAGTCTACtcgtctgcctgtctctgtggcGTTGGGACTACCTGCCGCTGTTCTAGTCAACCGGTTTGATATCTACGTGTTCCTTTAACCCGGCAGCCCAACATCAAGCAGAAGTTTGTGGCCTTGTTGAAGAGGTTTAAGGTGTCTGATGAGGTGGACTTTGGCCTGGAGCACGTGTCCCAGGAGCACATCCGTGACGTGGAGGAGGACCTGGATGAGCTCTATGACAGTCTGGAGATGTACAACCCCAATGACAGCGGGCCAGAGATGGAGGAGACGGACAGTGTCCTCAGCACACCCAAACCCAAACTCAGGTCATGAGAAGTCGGACTTATCTGTAGGTAACGGAAATGTATGTTCTGACAAACATCCACCTAACAGAACTCTGgcaatctctcttctctctgaacGTTCAGGCCCTTCTTTGAGGGCATGTCCCAGTCCAGCTCGCAGACCGAGTTTGGCAGTCTGAACAGCAGGTGCAGTCTGCCCAGAGACACCCTGAGCCCAGTGAGTACAGTACATGGGGGTGGCTGGGCCTTCTAAGTCCAGATGTCCCCTGGCACTCCCTCTTACCACTGTTTTCCTGCTGTCTGACTTTCAGCAAGGTGAGCAGCCTCCGTCAGGCAAGATGAAACGCTCTCGCTCCCGCAACTTGGACGACTCTGAGACAGACACCCTGGTGAGACCctctaacctccctccctccctccctctcttattTTCCCCCTCGCTCATTGGTGGcctctgtatttcagtgttttgAGGCCTGTGCGGTGTTaggatgtgtttctgtctggctgtctgtcggTGTGTTTAGGTGCTGACTGATCCGGAGATGTTTCTGGACACTACCCCCTGCatcactgtctctgtcccagaGCAGCTACCCAGGACCCCAATGAGGGAACTGAGGAGCAGCAAGAGTGAGAGCCACACCAGCATGCCCTACACCACCATGCCCTCCCCCAGGtcagtctaacacacacacacaaaaccctcCAGTGCTACATGTGCGCTCCTTCACTTTCTGCCGTAGTCATATTTTCTGTGTGGGTACTGACTGTCAGTGAGTAGGAGTGTGTTTTTTTCCAGGTTGGATGGCGGGCACACACCCAGGCAGAGACGTGGGACACCAATGAAGGAGAGGCGAGCGCTGTCCAAGCCACTAAGCGAACGTACCAACAGCTCTGACAGTGAAAGGTCACCGGAGCTCAGCCACACCCCACAggtgaccccccccccaccccaccccaccctaaCCAGAGCTAGTCCGTACCCATACTCACCATGGAGCTGAGGATTTGTTTGCAGAGGGTGATCCAGAGTGGTGGTGATCCTGTTGCAAATGTGTAGCTTTAAAGTTAATAAAAATTTAGCTTTGGGgcagagaaaatgttgcaattctacacattttgcagttACTTCACAGGTTCATATAATCTCTGAGTgagactgactaacaaaatcaatgggggggGGCCCTCAGGAGATCATGGCTACTGGCCTCGAGCCTTGATGTGCCCGGTCAGTAATTCAGCCATGACATACTACAACATATatatagctggctagactaacttacctaGCAATCTGTAAAATGtgagctgacatgggctaattgagtgactgtcagtgactgacatcaCAAGAGGAAAACTACTACCAACTACTACCGAATATTGAAGTTTCACCTTGTGTGTTCTGAGATTCTTACTCTCAGCAGGAAGTTGAGACCCGCAATTGACTTCTCGCTTACAGCTGCATACAGGCACTGTCCTGTTGTGTTGATGGATTTCATtgaagcatgtgtgtgtgcgcccaGTTTTTGACAATGTATTTGAATATGCCCAGAATTTgactttgtgtgtatgtgtatgtgtgtacgtgtgtgtgtgtatgtgtgtgtgtgtgtgtgtgtatgtatgtgtgtgtgtatgtgtgtgtgtatgtgtgtgtgtatgtgtatgtgtatgtgtatgtatgtatatgtatgtgtatgtgtatgtgtatatgtatgtatgtatatgtgtgtgtatgtgtgtgtgtgtgggggggtgcagGTGCCCAGGAAGGCTGTGTATGACCAGCTGAATCAGATCTTCTCCTCAGACACTACCCTCCCGGACAGCCTGGTCCTGGTCAACACCAGTGATTGGCAGGGACAGGTATTCTTCACTTCAATCTTCACCTCCATTATCTCACTCCTCCATTCCCCTGTGGACATATTTACTTTTGCGTATGTGTGTTCAtatgtgtctatgtgtttgtGGCCTCTGGTAAACGTGTGTGCAGTATGTGTCCGAGGTGCTGCTGGCTCAAAAACAGCCGTTAGTGTGTACCTGCTGTGGGGTGGAGATTCAGGCTgtcctcaccacccttctcacgCGCATCCAAAAGTTGTAAGTAGCCAATGAATCAATACTCGCTGGTTCAATGTATCGTGTGGTAATGAAGGGAACCTATTATATTGTGGTCCACTAAACCCGCCCTCCTCTCCCCGCAGCTGTAACTGTAACTCGTCCACGCCGCCGCCCGTCAAGGTGGTGGTGGCAGGGGGACAGAGCTACCTGGGGGCCATCCTGCACTTCTTTGTCAATCAGCTGGCCAACAAAACATCTGATTGGCTCAGCCTAATCCGCTTCCTGGTGGtccccctgggtgagagagagaccggtTCAGGTCCTGAGAACAGTAATATAAACATGTTATATACCATGTAACACAGTGCTTGGGTCTAAAAGATCAGTATTATACAATGTGACTGCTGTAAGAtgtttcccactgggcacaccgtgtcatttcaacgtggaaaattgggtaatatttggttgagacgaTGCTCAATGAGATTTACAACCTATATTCACCGACTCAAAAAGACATCCGAAAGTTAGTTACATTTCCAACGTGTCACCACTATGATTTCAACCATCTCAGAGCACAACCACATTCCAATGAAAAAACAATGTCcaattgttttgttgttgttcacTTGTCACCCAAAAAGGTCCTTCGCCTCACTTCAACATTTTTAAAAGCACAGCcaagttcaaatgggaatacaatgtcagatcaTTTTGTTTGCTTATTACAAGAGATGAATGTGTTATACCACTCTGTGCTTCATCTCATAGCACATCCAAATGACCaagattgcagttgagattacattaaaagtacatggtGTGAGGGATCAATGCCGTTTGAGATTCTGCGCAGATTTATGacagcaattgtgaagatctccacagaccggCGACCACCTATATGCATGCCACATTATATGATTACACAAGAAGACATTTATATTTACAGTCATCGCAAAATGaggccatggatgtgttactcattttaaggttgaacgtttacattagtttgtaagatagcCTTGACATTAGGCTATTTACTGGAATAACAAAAGTCCTATTGAATTGTGGTTGGTTGTCAACGCAACCCAATATCCTCATTTGAAGGAGATgaatcttctgcttggatagttcaatctgtgccactgacttaaGTCTGGcgttaattccagtttgtctgcAAATTAAGAATTGAGACGTTatattcacgtctccatctcaaccaaaaatcgcGTAGATTCCACATTACAGTATGTTGACAAACTACGTGGAAACAAccttgattcaaccagtttgtgcccagtgggatagtATGGTACATATCTAGCATGGTTATGTAatgctttatatatatatatataaatatatatataaataaataagccTCTTCAGCTGTAGCATAAACAAAGATTTACAAAAACACCCACTCTCATGTTCTGAAACCTCCTCCTGACAATGAGTTGCTCCAATCATTATGTCACATATAGCTGAAGCGCAGTATGGTACAGCTGCTCTGCTCAGAGCTGCAGTACTGAGTGGGTTGGGTGTGTGACTCATTGTGGCTGCCTCTACTCTGCCTCCAGGCTGTCACCCTGTCGCTAAGCACCTAGCCTCCCTGGACCCTCGCTACAGCTCTGTGTTCCTGGACAATGCCTGGAGAGACCTGTTCAGTCGCCTGGAGCCCCCTCACTCTAGTAAAcaccacacctctctctccctcttgctctcgtTCTCttgctctcgttctctctctctctctctctctctctctctctctctctctcgttctctctctctctcgttctctctctcgctctctctctcgttctctctctcgttctctctctctctctctctctctctctctcgctctcgctctctctctcgctcgctcgctcacaaGGGCGCTTTTCGTTTTGTGCTATTAGCGGCAACACAGACTGAAGGACTATTTCATTTCAGTTTATAAATCAATATGCTTTGTTTTACAAACAGTTCCACTGAGCTGGAAAGCAGTCGAGCGTGTGTCTTTGGGAACTTAATCTGCCTTGATCAGCATATTAATGGTATTTGACTGGAGGATGCGCTCTCTGCAAGCTGCCCCATCTCTTCCTTAGTTACTAGGGTTAGTCAGTTCAGATCTGGTCACAGCCTTGCGTTCCCTACAGACTGACTGTCTGTTCCCCTTCCCTACCAGCGGCTCCAGCTGCAGACGGCGTGGACGTGGCTGGGAGGATCAGCCAGTACATCAGCAGTGTCTCTGTCACACACCAGTTGCCTATCGCTGAGGCCATGCTCACCTGCAAGTACAAGACGTGAGTGGAGTGGCCTGCGTGGCTGATTTACGCTGCGTGTACTAAACATTAAGAGCACACGACaggaagctatgatcccttattgatgtcacttgttaaaaccTACTCCAATCCATGTAGacgaaggggaagagacaggttgaagaagggtttttaagccttgagagatGGATTGTGTGTTTGTGCCGTTCAGatggtgaatggacaagacaaaagattgaagtgccttcgaacggggtatggtagtaggtgccaggcgcaccggtttgtgtcaagaattgcaacgctgctgggtttttcatactCAATATCATCCTGTatgcatcaagaatggtccaccacccaaaggacgtccagtgaacttgacacaactgtgggaaacattggaatcaacattggccagcatccctgtggaacgcttttgacacctcgtagagtccatgccccgacgaattgaggggGGTGTGCTCTtaatgtgttcttaatgttttgtacactcagtttataTGATGTTAATCAGGTATGTTTTAGGAAGAGAACTATTTTATTGGCCACTCATTATTTCCACCTTACCAGATATGACGAAGACTCTTACCAGAAATTTGTTCCCTTTGTTGGGGTAAGTAAATCAGTACTGATGGTTTCCATCAATACTAACATTGAGGCAGTCAATTTGGCAAATGATGCCTCTTATCATAATTATTGCTTCAATGCAAACGGACAGACGGGGGATATCCAAACGATTCCCAAGTACAACCCTGGAGTGTAACGCTGATACTAATGAACTGATCCCTGTGTGTGAAACAGGTGGTGAAAGTAGGGTTGATTGAACCGAATCCGGCGTATTCAGGTGGGTTCATATTTCTGGAGTACCTATTGTCTGTTAATGTTTACCTTtctctctccagtctgtccctgagcAGTGTTAAGGACCGTGTTGATTTGGGCCTACAGGTGGAGACTCTGAGGAGGCTGTTAGTGTTAGCTTGGCTGttccctccacctccccaccCGCCCATGGATCTCCCACAGGGATGACCAGAGAGGCTGTCACCCcacctccgtctccctccctgagTAGCGGTCTGGGGTATGACAACCACAGTGTACAACAGTCTAACATGAGAAGTTAATTCCCATCCCTGCAGTTAAACACGTTTTTGAGTACATTGTTGAGCAATAGTTGTTTTTCGTACACTGTCTGCcacactctctacctctctcccaggAGCCCTAATATGTCCCATGGGGTGGACACCATTGGGCTGACGGTGGATTATTGGGTAGCGACATGCTCAGAGCGGAAGAAGGACGGGGAGCGGTGTGACAAGGGCTCCAAGAACACCCTGAAGAGTGCCTTCCGTTCCCTGCAGGTCAGCAGGCTGCCAGGAGGGGGCTCCACTGAGAACCAGCCCCAGGCCAACACCATGGCTATGACTGTGGTCACCAAGGAGAAGAACAAgaaaggtgaggaggagggtgggAAGATAGTGGACTGTCCAGCACATGCAGTTTGTCAATCAACTAATTTGGGGTAGATAATGACTAAGTAAATGTACTAACTGAAAGGAGAAGTATGCAATGGATGCATGCTGTTGTGTGTTTTGGTTTTAACCCCCCCCCTGTATGCTCATCTCCTCCGTGTCCACAGTCTCCACCATATTCCTGGGGAAGAAGCCCAAAGAGAGGGATGTGGACTCTAAAAGCCAGGTGGTTGAGGGCATCACCAGACTCATCTGTTCTACCAAGCAGCAGCAGACCAGCCTAAAAGGtacaccacgtcatttcaacgtggACATTTGGGTCATATTTGGTTGAgctgttgatcaatgagatttcaacctttttttttaaaattcacccactcaaaaaagACAGCTAGAAGTTTGTTGATTTCCCAACTGTGTTATCAACAATCtaaaatgtggtccttctgtagctcagttggtagagcatggcgcttgtaacgccagggtaacgggaccacccatacgtagaatgtatgcacaatgACTGTAAgtatttggataaaagcgtctgctaaatggcatatattattattattattattattattattaaaatcaCAAacgggaatacaatgtcagatatttatTTATTCTTCAACCTAATGAGTTATCACTGTGCTTCGTCTAATAGCACAACCACATAACCTGGATTGCAGTTGGGATTACATTGTTAGCGCATAGTGCAAGTAATCAATGCTGTTAATAGATGCTGTGCTGGGAGCACGTGATGCCGCGGAGCTGAGCAGACGTTGACAAACGGAGCTCTTCAAAGTTATTCTATTTTTACCTAAATAACAAcgttgaaacaatattctaacatcggctgataaattgtcaagtacttaccttcccaaagagccatggacctccgaccgagaggcaagaaggacgaccaaaacgttgttgattcccaagataacgataatgctacagctagcaagattagcattagccctcataactcagacaacagttccagactgttgctctcagcagcctcttgcgagcctgccgacatgctggctactctcctctgggaaattcaggatggtaacagaggtctttctctgaaaattgataagaaatcggctgaactccattcttccattgacgacctgaaatcctccatgaatgatctctttttgagaacgactgaggcagagttgcgcattagcacagttgaagataccatcgcctgacatgaccaggtcttgacacaactgcaaaaggacaatgcctacctcaaaaacaaggtagatcagatggagaaccagagtagacgtagtaatatccgtgtggtgggattgaaagaggacagcgagggccgtgacccggtccgtttcttcactcaatggatcccGGAGGTACTAGGCATAATCAACTTCACCAAGCCGCTGGATATCGAAAgcgcccacagaacatcagcgccgaaaccccggccagatgagcccccacgagccgtcctgatcaggttcctccgtttccaagacggagagaagatactgcaactcgcaagagccaaaggggacatcGGCATCGATGGAAAGAGGGTCAGCCTTTTCCCAGATATGAGCGCGGACCTCGCCAGACGCCGCAAGCAGTTCAGACCTGccgccaaagcactgaaggagaagaacatcaccggctacctcatccaccctgcgcggatgaaagttcagtacaaaggccgaagccatctcttcaacacgccgggagaagtgcacacttttctcaaagaactgagcaacgtctgagccaggacggtctctctgggggataaaatgCAGTTCGTTTGTTTTCTCTTATCCCGATTCAACTGCTGGTATCTCCCGGTCACTTtaattgatttgtacattttcaactaaCCGTATCTTCCCGGGGTGAGTTCAATTATATTTACAGGagagtatattttggtttagtcCATATCTACTGGGCGAAGCAATAAGTGGGTTTAGGCCCACTGCTTTCTCCCTCATTTATGTTAATCTTTCGAAAAGAGACTCAAGCATCCCTTACTGTGGGCAACGTTTGTTTTCAATTTAGAGAGCTCACAGGTTTTAGTTTACACCAAGaagagcaagatggaaagcgaggagcaacgtatctctacaagtgtattcatgtttgattgttgggactgttgttctagtctgacaatcggggtgggtgggatttttattatttttttcttccttttttctatgtttattgtttccttcttaaagagacacacaggtcacttttgtgctcaaaccaaagttgaaacatttcctaattatctgcatatgatagatttctattcagttacacatttaaaatcaaatcacattttatttgtcacatacacatggttagcagatgttaatgcgagtgtcgcgaaattcttgtgcttctagttccgacaatgcagtgataaccaacaagtaatctaactaacaattccaaaactactgtcttatacacagtgtaaggggataaagaatatgtacataaggatatatgaatgagtgatggtacagagcagcatacagtagatggtatcgagtacagtatatacatatgagatgagtatgtagacaaagtaaacaaagtggcatagttaaagtggctagtgatacatgtattacataaggatgcagtcgatgatgtagagtacagtatatacgtatgcatatgagatgaataatgtagggtaagtaacattatataaggtagcattgtttaaagtggctagtgatatatttacatcatttcccatcaattcccattattaaagtggctggagttgggtcagtgtcaatgacagtgtgttggcagcagccactcaatgttagtggtggctgtttaacagtctgatggcattgagatagaagctgtttttcagtctctcggtcccagcttttatgcacctgtactgacctcgccttctggatgatagcggggtgaacaggcagtggttcgggtggttgatgtcctagatgatctttatggccttcctgtaacatcgggtggtgtaggtgtcctggagggcaggtagtttgcccctggtgatgcgttgtgcagacctcactaccctctggagagccttacggttgagggcggagcagttgccgtaccaggcggtgatacagcccgccaggatgccctcgattgtgcatctgtagaagtttgtgagtgcttttggtgacaagccgaatttcttcagcctcctgaggttgaagaggcgctgctgcgccttcttcacgacgctgtcagtgtgagtggaccaattcagtttgtctgtgatgtgtatgccgaggaacttaaaacttgctaccctct
The Oncorhynchus keta strain PuntledgeMale-10-30-2019 chromosome 11, Oket_V2, whole genome shotgun sequence genome window above contains:
- the LOC118390501 gene encoding phosphofurin acidic cluster sorting protein 1-like isoform X4 codes for the protein MKTKEVSKQGSKRILRSNEILLSSPGLTETDLQLTFSLQYPHFLKRDANRLQIMLQRRKRYKNRTILGYKTLALGLINMAEVMQHPSEGARVLGLHTTVKDTAVPVAEMRVYSLSSQPIDHEMSKAKMSDRSPDIDNYSEEDEESYSSEQDGSDDPAHSQYLFDEEDDMRKKKHRHKLTSTASITRAHPNIKQKFVALLKRFKVSDEVDFGLEHVSQEHIRDVEEDLDELYDSLEMYNPNDSGPEMEETDSVLSTPKPKLRPFFEGMSQSSSQTEFGSLNSRCSLPRDTLSPQGEQPPSGKMKRSRSRNLDDSETDTLVLTDPEMFLDTTPCITVSVPEQLPRTPMRELRSSKSESHTSMPYTTMPSPRLDGGHTPRQRRGTPMKERRALSKPLSERTNSSDSERSPELSHTPQVPRKAVYDQLNQIFSSDTTLPDSLVLVNTSDWQGQYVSEVLLAQKQPLVCTCCGVEIQAVLTTLLTRIQKFCNCNSSTPPPVKVVVAGGQSYLGAILHFFVNQLANKTSDWLSLIRFLVVPLGERETGSGCHPVAKHLASLDPRYSSVFLDNAWRDLFSRLEPPHSTAPAADGVDVAGRISQYISSVSVTHQLPIAEAMLTCKYKTYDEDSYQKFVPFVGVVKVGLIEPNPAYSGGDSEEAVSVSLAVPSTSPPAHGSPTGMTREAVTPPPSPSLSSGLGSPNMSHGVDTIGLTVDYWVATCSERKKDGERCDKGSKNTLKSAFRSLQVSRLPGGGSTENQPQANTMAMTVVTKEKNKKVSTIFLGKKPKERDVDSKSQVVEGITRLICSTKQQQTSLKVSVDGVEWTDVKFFQLAAQWPTHVKYLPVGLFGYNKTAT
- the LOC118390501 gene encoding phosphofurin acidic cluster sorting protein 1-like isoform X1, which codes for MTDQDVKPPNQHIPEQLGTQTGCHRQLLLNPTGKQHAVRINNCPAQYILRGKRLANTFMPIYIRLRTVANRLFTVTLKKLVMLQELDRDLTSVVIAVKLQGSKRILRSNEILLSSPGLTETDLQLTFSLQYPHFLKRDANRLQIMLQRRKRYKNRTILGYKTLALGLINMAEVMQHPSEGARVLGLHTTVKDTAVPVAEMRVYSLSSQPIDHEMSKAKMSDRSPDIDNYSEEDEESYSSEQDGSDDPAHSQYLFDEEDDMRKKKHRHKLTSTASITRAHPNIKQKFVALLKRFKVSDEVDFGLEHVSQEHIRDVEEDLDELYDSLEMYNPNDSGPEMEETDSVLSTPKPKLRPFFEGMSQSSSQTEFGSLNSRCSLPRDTLSPQGEQPPSGKMKRSRSRNLDDSETDTLVLTDPEMFLDTTPCITVSVPEQLPRTPMRELRSSKSESHTSMPYTTMPSPRLDGGHTPRQRRGTPMKERRALSKPLSERTNSSDSERSPELSHTPQVPRKAVYDQLNQIFSSDTTLPDSLVLVNTSDWQGQYVSEVLLAQKQPLVCTCCGVEIQAVLTTLLTRIQKFCNCNSSTPPPVKVVVAGGQSYLGAILHFFVNQLANKTSDWLSLIRFLVVPLGERETGSGCHPVAKHLASLDPRYSSVFLDNAWRDLFSRLEPPHSTAPAADGVDVAGRISQYISSVSVTHQLPIAEAMLTCKYKTYDEDSYQKFVPFVGVVKVGLIEPNPAYSGGDSEEAVSVSLAVPSTSPPAHGSPTGMTREAVTPPPSPSLSSGLGSPNMSHGVDTIGLTVDYWVATCSERKKDGERCDKGSKNTLKSAFRSLQVSRLPGGGSTENQPQANTMAMTVVTKEKNKKVSTIFLGKKPKERDVDSKSQVVEGITRLICSTKQQQTSLKVSVDGVEWTDVKFFQLAAQWPTHVKYLPVGLFGYNKTAT
- the LOC118390501 gene encoding phosphofurin acidic cluster sorting protein 1-like isoform X2 → MTEGIFFHIQNTSSMSERGGIPRTGGTPSPHMQPYKTVTIVPNRPVQMNLYATWEIDRSSPSCVPRLFTVTLKKLVMLQELDRDLTSVVIAVKLQGSKRILRSNEILLSSPGLTETDLQLTFSLQYPHFLKRDANRLQIMLQRRKRYKNRTILGYKTLALGLINMAEVMQHPSEGARVLGLHTTVKDTAVPVAEMRVYSLSSQPIDHEMSKAKMSDRSPDIDNYSEEDEESYSSEQDGSDDPAHSQYLFDEEDDMRKKKHRHKLTSTASITRAHPNIKQKFVALLKRFKVSDEVDFGLEHVSQEHIRDVEEDLDELYDSLEMYNPNDSGPEMEETDSVLSTPKPKLRPFFEGMSQSSSQTEFGSLNSRCSLPRDTLSPQGEQPPSGKMKRSRSRNLDDSETDTLVLTDPEMFLDTTPCITVSVPEQLPRTPMRELRSSKSESHTSMPYTTMPSPRLDGGHTPRQRRGTPMKERRALSKPLSERTNSSDSERSPELSHTPQVPRKAVYDQLNQIFSSDTTLPDSLVLVNTSDWQGQYVSEVLLAQKQPLVCTCCGVEIQAVLTTLLTRIQKFCNCNSSTPPPVKVVVAGGQSYLGAILHFFVNQLANKTSDWLSLIRFLVVPLGERETGSGCHPVAKHLASLDPRYSSVFLDNAWRDLFSRLEPPHSTAPAADGVDVAGRISQYISSVSVTHQLPIAEAMLTCKYKTYDEDSYQKFVPFVGVVKVGLIEPNPAYSGGDSEEAVSVSLAVPSTSPPAHGSPTGMTREAVTPPPSPSLSSGLGSPNMSHGVDTIGLTVDYWVATCSERKKDGERCDKGSKNTLKSAFRSLQVSRLPGGGSTENQPQANTMAMTVVTKEKNKKVSTIFLGKKPKERDVDSKSQVVEGITRLICSTKQQQTSLKVSVDGVEWTDVKFFQLAAQWPTHVKYLPVGLFGYNKTAT
- the LOC118390501 gene encoding phosphofurin acidic cluster sorting protein 1-like isoform X3, coding for MTDQDVKPPNQHIPEQLGTQTGCHRQLLLNPTGKQHAVRINNCPAQYILRGKRLANTFMPIYIRLRTVANRLFTVTLKKLVMLQELDRDLTSVVIAVKLQGSKRILRSNEILLSSPGLTETDLQLTFSLQYPHFLKRDANRLQIMLQRRKRYKNRTILGYKTLALGLINMAEVMQHPSEGARVLGLHTTVKDTAVPVAEMRVYSLSSQPIDHEMSKAKMSDRSPDIDNYSEEDEESYSSEQDGSDDPAHSQYLFDEEDDMRKKKHRHKLTSTASITRAHPNIKQKFVALLKRFKVSDEVDFGLEHVSQEHIRDVEEDLDELYDSLEMYNPNDSGPEMEETDSVLSTPKPKLRPFFEGMSQSSSQTEFGSLNSRCSLPRDTLSPQGEQPPSGKMKRSRSRNLDDSETDTLVLTDPEMFLDTTPCITVSVPEQLPRTPMRELRSSKSESHTSMPYTTMPSPRLDGGHTPRQRRGTPMKERRALSKPLSERTNSSDSERSPELSHTPQVPRKAVYDQLNQIFSSDTTLPDSLVLVNTSDWQGQYVSEVLLAQKQPLVCTCCGVEIQAVLTTLLTRIQKFCNCNSSTPPPVKVVVAGGQSYLGAILHFFVNQLANKTSDWLSLIRFLVVPLGCHPVAKHLASLDPRYSSVFLDNAWRDLFSRLEPPHSTAPAADGVDVAGRISQYISSVSVTHQLPIAEAMLTCKYKTYDEDSYQKFVPFVGVVKVGLIEPNPAYSGGDSEEAVSVSLAVPSTSPPAHGSPTGMTREAVTPPPSPSLSSGLGSPNMSHGVDTIGLTVDYWVATCSERKKDGERCDKGSKNTLKSAFRSLQVSRLPGGGSTENQPQANTMAMTVVTKEKNKKVSTIFLGKKPKERDVDSKSQVVEGITRLICSTKQQQTSLKVSVDGVEWTDVKFFQLAAQWPTHVKYLPVGLFGYNKTAT